A genomic segment from Gracilimonas sediminicola encodes:
- a CDS encoding T9SS type A sorting domain-containing protein, with amino-acid sequence MKSCLQSILIIVISFTFSTLQAQTKSQIDLPITFEEDSVDYTLLDFGDASTVLGQSPTDTANTVAVTTKPAGSATWAGTTMSTSDGLATVIPFTEENTKMSMLVYAPSSGIPVRLKAEDHTDNTLTVETEAVTTIQGWQKLVFDFSNVAPGTNPYNPDTNFDMLSIFFNFGTEGTGKVYYWDDVMFGEGAPSPDVTLSELKVDGDLITGFSPATTSYTVQLDSGTTIVPEVTALPTDTNAIIEITPAEQIPGTTTILVTGADEFTRSVYTVKFSLPEPSYPPLSLPVDFEEGPYNFIDFDGGIGNVVSNPEPSGINTSEKVARLIKGEGLPWAGSKLILEEKLDFTSNNSFSMKVFSPRADVPVLLKIEGPNGAEPDNIVHTTKANEWETLVWNYPDAESGDYDALVFMFDFGTIGDGSANFTFLFDDIVHFYDPEAKSQIDLPVTFQSETVDYEVTDFGGNDTEIVPDPEDSENTVGKTTKTAGSESWAGTTVGTDLGFKSRIPFTAENTKMNVRLYSPSSGIPVRLKVEDHNDPTLTAETEALTTKVNGWETLEFDFSTVAEGTNPFNPNTYFDKLSIFFNFNVSGTGEVYYWDDVEFGGIVTSSEDDKHGTLPDKTELIGSYPNPFNPTASIQYRVKSPQRIEISVFTITGQKVGTIFSGYQAAGSHVMQWNASQYASGVYFVRLVSGSEVSTIKLLLQK; translated from the coding sequence ATGAAATCCTGCCTTCAAAGTATCCTGATAATAGTTATAAGCTTTACATTTTCCACTCTTCAGGCACAGACAAAATCCCAAATAGATCTTCCCATAACCTTTGAAGAAGATAGCGTAGATTATACTCTCCTTGATTTTGGAGATGCTTCTACCGTTTTAGGACAAAGTCCGACCGATACTGCAAATACAGTTGCTGTCACAACGAAGCCGGCAGGTTCAGCAACCTGGGCGGGAACAACGATGAGTACATCGGACGGGCTGGCTACAGTAATTCCGTTTACGGAAGAGAATACCAAGATGAGCATGCTGGTTTATGCTCCATCTTCAGGAATTCCGGTTCGCCTTAAAGCCGAAGATCATACTGATAATACCCTTACGGTAGAAACAGAGGCGGTTACAACTATTCAGGGTTGGCAAAAGCTGGTTTTTGATTTCAGTAACGTAGCCCCGGGTACCAACCCCTATAATCCCGATACAAATTTTGATATGCTGTCTATCTTCTTCAATTTTGGAACCGAAGGAACGGGGAAAGTTTACTATTGGGACGATGTGATGTTTGGTGAAGGTGCTCCCAGCCCTGATGTAACCCTTTCAGAGTTAAAAGTAGACGGAGATTTGATTACTGGTTTTTCTCCGGCTACCACTTCTTATACGGTTCAGCTTGATTCCGGAACGACCATAGTTCCAGAGGTAACAGCTTTACCAACTGATACCAACGCGATTATAGAAATTACACCTGCAGAACAAATACCGGGCACTACAACTATTTTGGTTACAGGTGCTGATGAATTTACCCGGTCTGTTTATACCGTTAAGTTTAGCTTACCTGAACCATCTTATCCACCGCTAAGCCTGCCGGTCGATTTTGAAGAAGGTCCTTATAACTTTATTGATTTTGATGGAGGGATTGGAAATGTGGTGAGCAATCCGGAGCCTTCCGGCATCAATACCAGCGAAAAGGTGGCAAGGCTTATAAAAGGGGAAGGGTTACCATGGGCCGGAAGTAAGCTGATTTTAGAAGAAAAGCTCGACTTTACGTCCAATAATTCTTTTTCAATGAAAGTTTTTTCGCCCAGAGCTGATGTTCCGGTACTGTTAAAGATTGAAGGTCCGAATGGAGCTGAACCGGATAACATAGTACATACAACCAAAGCCAATGAATGGGAAACTCTGGTGTGGAACTATCCTGATGCTGAAAGCGGAGATTATGATGCACTGGTATTCATGTTCGATTTTGGAACCATCGGAGACGGATCGGCCAACTTTACCTTCTTATTTGATGATATTGTTCACTTTTATGATCCTGAAGCGAAGTCTCAGATTGATCTTCCGGTTACCTTTCAAAGTGAAACGGTGGATTATGAAGTCACCGATTTTGGAGGTAACGATACTGAAATCGTGCCGGATCCCGAAGATTCAGAAAATACAGTAGGTAAAACAACCAAGACGGCTGGTTCAGAGAGCTGGGCGGGAACAACGGTAGGTACCGACCTGGGTTTCAAATCCAGAATTCCATTTACAGCTGAAAACACTAAGATGAATGTACGTTTGTATTCTCCTTCTTCGGGAATTCCGGTACGTTTAAAGGTAGAAGACCATAACGACCCTACCCTTACTGCTGAAACCGAAGCCTTAACAACCAAAGTAAATGGGTGGGAGACGCTTGAATTTGACTTCAGTACGGTTGCCGAGGGTACGAATCCATTTAATCCCAATACCTATTTTGATAAGCTTTCCATCTTCTTCAATTTTAATGTATCCGGAACCGGTGAAGTATATTATTGGGATGATGTAGAATTTGGCGGAATTGTCACTTCTTCAGAAGATGATAAGCATGGGACTTTACCTGACAAAACGGAATTAATTGGATCTTACCCCAATCCCTTTAATCCAACGGCAAGCATTCAGTATCGCGTTAAATCACCTCAGCGCATCGAGATATCGGTATTTACCATTACCGGGCAGAAAGTGGGGACGATATTCTCAGGTTATCAGGCTGCCGGGAGCCATGTGATGCAGTGGAATGCCTCACAATATGCCAGTGGTGTTTACTTCGTCCGATTGGTCTCAGGTTCGGAAGTGAGTACAATCAAACTATTATTACAGAAATAA
- a CDS encoding creatininase family protein: MKKYILVLTGLIMLSSSFLHAQDEPTTREMNLINWMEFAEFVPDKIETVLLPVGTLEPHGVIPNGSDNLAPEAMAKAIAEGVNAMIAPTLNYGVTGSMAGYPGTFAISEESYKGFLGDIIHGMANNKFKNIIILNGHGGPQTAILQSVAGELSQRLRVRILVINWWSVASEDTFAVFGENGGHAGNNETGYVQAIVPDHIHPDRYSGEEMTTPYPSGSTWTAYPFPSSIGLYEEGQGFPTFNQDQAEEYFKRVNQRIGNLIREIIAKWELAGLYE, from the coding sequence ATGAAAAAGTATATACTCGTACTGACCGGCCTTATTATGTTATCGTCGTCATTTTTACATGCTCAGGACGAACCCACTACTCGGGAGATGAACCTGATTAACTGGATGGAGTTTGCTGAGTTTGTTCCGGATAAAATTGAAACAGTATTGTTGCCGGTTGGGACGCTGGAACCCCATGGAGTAATTCCCAATGGCTCGGATAACCTGGCACCGGAAGCAATGGCAAAGGCAATAGCAGAAGGTGTTAATGCTATGATTGCACCGACTCTCAATTATGGAGTGACAGGAAGCATGGCCGGATATCCCGGAACATTTGCTATAAGTGAGGAGTCGTACAAGGGGTTTTTAGGTGATATTATTCATGGGATGGCAAATAATAAATTCAAGAACATCATTATACTGAACGGACATGGCGGACCTCAAACAGCCATTCTTCAAAGTGTAGCAGGAGAACTTTCCCAAAGACTACGAGTCCGTATTCTGGTTATTAACTGGTGGAGTGTGGCTTCGGAAGATACCTTTGCGGTTTTCGGTGAAAATGGCGGGCATGCCGGAAACAATGAAACCGGTTACGTTCAGGCCATTGTGCCGGATCATATCCACCCCGACCGATATTCCGGGGAAGAAATGACGACTCCATATCCGAGTGGTAGTACATGGACAGCCTACCCATTTCCATCCTCTATTGGTTTATATGAAGAAGGACAGGGCTTCCCGACTTTCAATCAAGATCAGGCTGAGGAGTATTTCAAGCGTGTCAATCAGCGAATTGGAAATCTGATCCGGGAGATCATCGCCAAATGGGAACTGGCGGGATTGTATGAATAA
- the msrA gene encoding peptide-methionine (S)-S-oxide reductase MsrA, translating into MNKEKNLEKATFGAGCFWCVEAIYELVEGIEHVESGYSGGHVENPSYKEVTTGTTGHAEVARIHFDPDVISYEELLEVLWHTHNPTTLNRQGNDVGPQYRSVIFYHNEKQKEIAEKSLKKTDESNLWEDPIVTKIQPLENYYVAENYHQNYFENNPNAGYCSFVIAPKVKKFKKEFSYLLKDGEKVN; encoded by the coding sequence ATGAATAAAGAGAAAAATTTAGAGAAAGCTACTTTTGGCGCAGGATGTTTTTGGTGTGTGGAAGCTATTTATGAATTGGTAGAAGGAATTGAGCATGTGGAGTCGGGTTATTCCGGCGGACATGTGGAGAATCCCTCCTATAAAGAAGTGACAACCGGGACGACCGGTCATGCCGAAGTGGCCCGAATCCATTTTGATCCGGATGTGATTTCTTATGAGGAATTACTGGAAGTGCTTTGGCACACACATAACCCAACTACCCTAAACCGGCAGGGAAATGACGTAGGACCACAATACCGTTCGGTGATATTCTATCACAATGAAAAGCAGAAAGAAATTGCTGAGAAATCATTAAAGAAAACCGATGAATCTAACCTTTGGGAAGATCCGATCGTAACCAAAATTCAACCGCTTGAAAACTATTATGTGGCCGAAAACTACCATCAGAATTATTTCGAGAACAATCCCAATGCCGGGTACTGCTCGTTTGTAATTGCTCCGAAGGTGAAGAAATTCAAAAAAGAATTCAGCTATTTGTTAAAGGATGGAGAGAAAGTGAATTAA
- a CDS encoding amidohydrolase family protein, with the protein MKYLTLLLPALLFFSPVLGQEPDTTMTFEEYDPESTLVVPGEEITKAKYPFVDIHSHLWRMATMDLKETAREMDSLNMKVLVNLSGRSGETLKAMVDAAEKQAPGRFIVFANIDFDGIDEPGWTDRAVAQLEQDYRNGARGVKIFKNLGLTVLDSKGNRIHTDDPRIDPVWAKAGELGMPVLIHTGEPAVFWEPIDEHNERWLEMKQFPRRHRGDSTRYPSWEVVMKEQWNVFRKHPETTFINAHFGWMANDLERLGKHLNEFPNVYTETAAIIAELGRQPRFAKEFFIKYQDRLLFGKDTYRPHEYHTYFRVLESDDEYFDYFRRRHAFWQMYGLDLPDEVLQKVYYKNALKIIPDIDDSLFETN; encoded by the coding sequence ATGAAGTATTTAACCCTCTTATTACCCGCTTTACTATTCTTTTCTCCTGTTTTAGGTCAGGAACCCGACACCACCATGACCTTTGAGGAATACGATCCTGAATCTACCCTCGTGGTTCCGGGCGAGGAAATCACGAAGGCAAAATATCCTTTTGTTGATATCCACAGCCATTTATGGAGAATGGCAACCATGGACCTGAAGGAAACCGCCCGTGAGATGGACAGCCTGAATATGAAGGTGCTGGTAAACCTGAGCGGTCGTTCCGGCGAAACCCTAAAAGCCATGGTTGATGCTGCCGAGAAACAGGCCCCCGGCCGTTTCATTGTTTTTGCCAATATCGATTTTGACGGCATTGATGAACCCGGCTGGACGGATCGAGCCGTAGCCCAGTTAGAACAAGATTATCGAAATGGAGCCCGTGGCGTTAAAATTTTCAAGAATTTGGGCCTTACCGTGCTGGATTCAAAAGGAAACCGCATTCATACCGATGATCCGAGAATAGATCCTGTTTGGGCTAAAGCCGGAGAACTTGGCATGCCCGTACTCATTCACACCGGAGAGCCCGCCGTATTCTGGGAGCCTATTGATGAACACAACGAACGCTGGCTGGAAATGAAGCAATTCCCGAGACGCCATCGGGGCGATTCCACCCGCTACCCAAGCTGGGAAGTGGTGATGAAGGAGCAATGGAATGTGTTTCGCAAGCATCCTGAAACTACATTTATAAATGCCCATTTTGGATGGATGGCCAATGACCTTGAACGACTTGGCAAACACCTCAATGAGTTCCCGAATGTATATACCGAAACGGCAGCCATTATTGCAGAGCTTGGCAGGCAACCTCGTTTTGCCAAAGAGTTTTTCATTAAGTACCAGGATCGCCTGTTATTCGGGAAAGACACCTATCGCCCCCACGAGTATCACACCTACTTCAGAGTACTGGAAAGTGATGATGAGTATTTCGATTATTTCCGTCGGCGCCATGCTTTTTGGCAAATGTATGGATTGGATTTGCCGGATGAAGTGTTACAAAAAGTGTATTACAAAAACGCTCTGAAGATCATCCCTGATATTGATGACTCTTTATTTGAGACTAATTAA
- a CDS encoding DUF2911 domain-containing protein: MKKLIQLSFLMVLTAFFVAETAVAQERGNNSARPSPNASVSQTIGTTEVTVTYGRPAIKGRTYFEEDADLAPSGRVWRTGANESAAITFSDDVMVGGEKVEAGTYSLYSMPNGDEWTIILNNKLSWGTQYDMGEDYVRVPAAVVNNDAPMMEWFAIYFDTLSQNKAHLNLHWGTTKVAVPITIGDM, encoded by the coding sequence ATGAAGAAACTAATACAACTTTCTTTTTTAATGGTATTAACCGCTTTTTTTGTAGCGGAAACAGCGGTAGCACAGGAACGTGGAAACAACAGCGCGCGTCCAAGTCCTAACGCTTCTGTAAGTCAAACGATTGGTACTACCGAAGTAACTGTAACCTACGGACGACCTGCTATCAAGGGACGCACCTATTTTGAAGAAGATGCCGATTTAGCCCCTTCTGGCCGTGTGTGGAGAACGGGTGCTAACGAATCAGCTGCCATCACTTTCTCTGACGATGTAATGGTAGGCGGTGAGAAAGTTGAAGCCGGCACCTATTCCCTATACTCCATGCCAAATGGCGATGAGTGGACTATTATTCTGAATAATAAACTGTCGTGGGGAACCCAATACGATATGGGCGAAGATTATGTCCGTGTTCCGGCAGCAGTGGTAAACAACGATGCGCCTATGATGGAATGGTTTGCTATCTATTTTGATACCCTTTCACAAAATAAGGCTCACCTGAATTTACACTGGGGAACCACCAAAGTTGCTGTTCCGATAACTATCGGCGACATGTAG
- a CDS encoding mechanosensitive ion channel family protein — translation MLEEIQSVLVESYNTFFNELASFLPSLIGAILILILGWIIAKLVQTAAVKLLKLIRLDVVTEKAKIDKFLKDGGSKKSAIDILGSIIYWLIMLIVILAGLNTLGLSVASELFNQIILYIPNVIVAVLALIFGVFLAGFIAQVVSTYLSNIGVKQANMVGAIAKYAIILFVVSLSLTQLSIGEQLVTNAFLLLFGAACLALGLAFGLGGKEWAAGVIEKLASQAENTPPHE, via the coding sequence ATGTTAGAGGAAATCCAAAGTGTATTAGTAGAATCGTATAACACTTTTTTCAATGAATTAGCTTCTTTTTTACCCAGCCTGATTGGCGCAATTCTAATCCTGATCTTAGGTTGGATTATTGCCAAATTAGTACAAACAGCAGCAGTAAAACTTCTGAAGTTAATTCGATTAGATGTTGTAACAGAAAAAGCGAAGATCGATAAGTTTCTGAAGGACGGTGGCAGTAAGAAATCGGCCATAGATATTCTCGGCAGTATTATTTACTGGCTTATCATGTTGATCGTAATTTTGGCGGGATTAAATACGCTGGGACTTAGCGTAGCTTCCGAGTTGTTTAACCAAATTATTCTCTACATTCCTAATGTTATAGTAGCTGTTCTTGCGCTAATATTCGGAGTATTCCTGGCAGGTTTTATCGCACAAGTCGTGAGTACTTATTTGAGTAATATCGGCGTGAAACAGGCTAACATGGTCGGAGCTATTGCAAAATATGCCATTATCTTATTTGTTGTTTCTCTTTCGCTTACACAATTAAGTATTGGGGAGCAGTTGGTTACTAATGCCTTCCTGCTTCTGTTTGGAGCTGCTTGCCTGGCGTTAGGCCTTGCCTTTGGCTTAGGCGGTAAAGAATGGGCAGCCGGAGTGATAGAAAAATTAGCCAGTCAGGCTGAAAATACTCCACCTCATGAATAA
- a CDS encoding DUF2179 domain-containing protein — MTELSFFVLPILIFCARIADVSLGTLRITMVSRGYKWQSALLGFFEVLIWVIVVAQLLKNLNHWVNYVAYAAGFSAGTFIGLYIEDKMKVGTVLIRIITLDKSDELIEALKEAGVAITSVDAKGGFNDVKVIFTVLKRKKLNKVYDIVKDIDPEAFFSTEDVKYSNKHHDHLVNPNDRSPIDRLLRVRKGL, encoded by the coding sequence ATGACTGAATTATCCTTTTTCGTACTCCCCATACTTATTTTTTGTGCCCGCATCGCTGACGTTTCTCTTGGAACCTTGCGTATAACCATGGTTTCGCGGGGTTATAAATGGCAATCAGCCCTTCTCGGTTTTTTTGAAGTGCTGATCTGGGTGATTGTAGTTGCACAGCTTCTCAAAAATCTCAACCACTGGGTAAATTATGTAGCCTACGCTGCCGGATTCTCAGCCGGTACGTTCATCGGATTGTACATTGAAGACAAAATGAAAGTGGGTACCGTCTTAATCCGAATAATCACGCTGGATAAGTCGGATGAGTTAATAGAAGCCTTAAAAGAGGCTGGAGTTGCGATTACCAGCGTGGATGCAAAGGGCGGGTTTAATGACGTAAAAGTTATTTTTACCGTATTAAAGAGGAAAAAGCTCAACAAGGTATATGATATTGTGAAGGATATTGACCCGGAAGCGTTCTTCTCTACCGAAGATGTAAAGTATTCAAACAAGCATCACGATCATCTGGTTAATCCGAACGACCGGAGCCCCATCGACCGCCTGTTAAGAGTAAGGAAAGGTTTATAG
- a CDS encoding secondary thiamine-phosphate synthase enzyme YjbQ, which translates to MWKQKEIKLSPKPRGYHIVTDEILREIPEIKDIQTGLAHIFIQHTSAALTINENADPSVRRDFESHFNRAVPEDTSLYEHTLEGTDDMTSHIKSSLLGSSVSIPITNGRFNLGTWQGVYLCEHRNHGGARKLVVTLNGE; encoded by the coding sequence ATGTGGAAACAGAAAGAAATTAAACTTTCGCCTAAGCCAAGAGGCTACCACATCGTCACGGATGAAATTCTCAGAGAAATCCCGGAAATAAAAGATATCCAAACCGGGTTGGCGCACATCTTCATTCAACACACCAGTGCCGCACTTACCATCAATGAAAATGCCGATCCATCCGTCCGCAGAGATTTCGAATCCCATTTCAACCGTGCTGTTCCAGAAGACACTTCCCTGTACGAGCACACACTGGAAGGCACCGATGACATGACTTCGCATATCAAAAGCTCTTTGCTTGGTTCATCTGTTTCTATTCCAATCACAAATGGCCGTTTTAATCTCGGAACCTGGCAAGGGGTTTATTTATGCGAGCACCGGAACCATGGTGGGGCCAGGAAGCTGGTGGTTACACTCAACGGGGAATAA
- a CDS encoding 4-hydroxy-3-methylbut-2-enyl diphosphate reductase: MARKKFDIPEMYQSPIIRKVKEATKIMDPMKKDLEPTMLDFGPVQFYIPRFFGFCYGVENAIDIAYRTVAENPDKNIYLLSEMIHNPTVNEDLLKKGVKFLFDTDGSERIPISSLSAEDIVIVPAFGTTIEIQEQLKEVGIDPYQYNTTCPFVEKVWKRGKQLGKKDYSLVVHGKHQHEETRATFSHSADHSEVVVVLNPEEAQILADILTEDRPLSDFEKYFGHKSTPGFNPLEDMIRFGVINQTTMLATETQRVMEILREAAIKRYGEADILDHFADTSDTLCYATNENQSATLALAETDADLAIVVGGYNSSNTMHLVEILEHQFPTYHVRDKGELSPDTIKHFNQWDKEMRETSQWLPSGKEPLKIALTSGASCPDILVDEVLLQVLDYFEGTREVDEVIAPFEDKMEAEEA; this comes from the coding sequence GTGGCACGTAAAAAATTTGACATCCCGGAAATGTATCAGTCGCCGATCATCCGGAAGGTGAAAGAGGCGACAAAAATTATGGATCCGATGAAAAAGGATCTCGAACCGACTATGCTCGATTTCGGTCCGGTTCAGTTTTATATCCCCCGTTTTTTTGGATTCTGCTACGGCGTGGAAAATGCCATTGATATTGCTTACCGAACGGTGGCCGAGAATCCGGATAAGAATATTTACCTGCTCAGTGAGATGATTCACAACCCAACGGTGAATGAGGACTTGCTGAAGAAGGGAGTAAAGTTTTTATTTGATACAGATGGTTCTGAACGCATTCCGATTTCTTCACTTAGTGCAGAAGATATTGTAATTGTGCCCGCCTTTGGGACTACCATCGAGATTCAGGAGCAGTTGAAAGAGGTGGGAATCGACCCGTATCAATACAATACAACCTGTCCGTTTGTGGAAAAAGTATGGAAGCGGGGAAAACAGCTTGGTAAGAAAGACTATAGCCTTGTGGTGCACGGAAAGCATCAGCATGAAGAAACACGGGCTACCTTCTCTCACAGTGCAGATCACTCTGAAGTAGTTGTGGTTTTGAATCCAGAGGAGGCACAAATCCTGGCAGATATTTTAACAGAAGACCGACCCTTATCTGACTTTGAGAAGTACTTTGGTCATAAATCAACACCCGGATTCAATCCACTGGAAGACATGATCCGTTTTGGGGTGATTAACCAAACCACGATGCTGGCTACCGAAACCCAAAGAGTGATGGAGATTCTCAGGGAAGCCGCCATCAAACGATACGGCGAAGCTGATATCCTTGATCATTTTGCAGATACATCCGATACACTTTGTTATGCAACCAATGAAAATCAATCGGCAACTTTAGCCCTTGCTGAAACCGATGCCGATTTGGCAATTGTGGTTGGGGGATATAATTCATCCAACACTATGCATCTGGTTGAGATTTTAGAACATCAATTCCCCACTTACCATGTCCGGGATAAAGGCGAGCTTTCACCGGATACCATCAAACACTTCAACCAGTGGGATAAAGAAATGAGGGAGACCAGCCAATGGTTGCCTTCCGGTAAAGAACCTTTAAAAATTGCACTCACTTCCGGAGCTTCCTGCCCGGACATCCTGGTAGATGAAGTGCTGCTTCAGGTGCTCGATTATTTTGAAGGAACCCGGGAAGTAGATGAAGTTATAGCTCCCTTCGAAGATAAAATGGAAGCGGAAGAAGCTTAG
- a CDS encoding type II toxin-antitoxin system PemK/MazF family toxin, which produces METFVRGDVVVVPFPFSDLSQSKRRPALVIRNFGEDLLLAQITSKTIKNDFAVEIKEADFNEGSLKVVSNVRPEKLFTCSKNLILYKAGSLSKAKFEQIIKKITEIVSGT; this is translated from the coding sequence ATGGAAACATTTGTAAGAGGTGATGTAGTGGTAGTGCCTTTTCCATTTTCAGACCTTTCACAGTCAAAAAGAAGACCTGCTCTTGTTATAAGAAATTTTGGTGAAGACTTATTGTTAGCTCAGATAACAAGCAAAACCATTAAGAATGATTTTGCTGTTGAAATTAAAGAGGCTGATTTCAACGAAGGTTCACTGAAAGTTGTTAGCAATGTCAGGCCTGAAAAGCTTTTTACTTGCTCAAAGAACTTAATCTTATACAAAGCAGGTTCGTTGAGCAAAGCCAAGTTCGAACAGATCATTAAAAAAATTACAGAAATAGTAAGTGGCACGTAA
- a CDS encoding DUF2281 domain-containing protein, whose protein sequence is MSNKELLKREIEKIPDHKIQEVLDFVQFLLEKEKEQLNISLVSEPSLKKDWAKPEEDEAWKHL, encoded by the coding sequence AAAGAATTACTTAAGAGAGAAATCGAGAAAATACCTGATCATAAAATTCAGGAAGTACTCGATTTTGTGCAATTCCTTCTCGAAAAGGAGAAAGAACAGCTGAATATCTCGTTGGTTAGTGAGCCTTCACTGAAAAAGGATTGGGCCAAACCTGAAGAAGATGAGGCATGGAAACATTTGTAA